A genome region from Astyanax mexicanus isolate ESR-SI-001 chromosome 19, AstMex3_surface, whole genome shotgun sequence includes the following:
- the foxj1a gene encoding forkhead box protein J1-A, with the protein MLSMSCADSWPEGSVGLEEQVVTAAAQVEDLDESSLAYSNCTSSDNLDDSLTSLQWLQEFSILNASGGQHVSTSSQHHSPFFGQQLGAEAPASPLAGDPASIGMPLTPGKPIAASFCRVPSLSALPSLVAHGHCPDEVDYKTNPHIKPPYSYATLICMAMQASKKSKITLSCIYKWITDNFCYFRHADPTWQNSIRHNLSLNKCFIKVPRQKDEPGKGGFWKIDPQYAERLLSGAYKKRRTPPVQINPALQNHLRMNSQPTVPTSVPGGLCVSAESQQLLKEFEEATGVDQNWDPRLAEATMFGCWGPAKGHKRKQPYGHRTGGPKALRRSSSPFLAIEEPKDLDSLKSNFDWDALLDSALNGELSLNEGGPLSPITREEDLTIHGIHISPLEATNGTAESSVLIETQRSSDVDFDEETFLATEFLQSPWTEDDAVNRPDFLSSSTISLDQLFDLGDSLDINCKIESLL; encoded by the exons ATGCTGTCCATGAGCTGCGCAGACTCTTGGCCCGAGGGCTCTGTGGGGCTGGAGGAGCAGGTGGTGACAGCTGCTGCTCAGGTCGAAGATCTGGACGAGAGCTCTTTGGCTTATAGCAACTGCACCAGCTCAGACAACCTGGATGATAGCCTCACCAGCCTCCAGTGGCTGCAGGAGTTCTCTATCCTCAATGCTAGTGGAGGGCAACATGTGTCTACCAGCAGCCAGCACCACAGCCCTTTCTTTGGGCAGCAGCTGGGAGCAGAAGCCCCTGCCTCTCCTCTAGCAGGCGACCCTGCATCCATAGGCATGCCGCTGACCCCAGGTAAGCCCATTGCGGCGTCCTTTTGCCGGGTGCCCTCCCTGTCGGCTTTGCCCAGCTTGGTGGCACATGGCCACTGCCCAGACGAGGTAGACTACAAGACCAACCCTCACATTAAGCCACCTTACTCATACGCAACCCTGATCTGCATGGCCATGCAAGCAAGCAAGAAAAGCAAAATCACTCTCTCATGCATCTATAAATGGATAACTGACAACTTCTGCTACTTCCGCCATGCTGACCCCACCTGGCAG AATTCAATCCGACACAACCTCTCACTGAACAAGTGCTTCATTAAGGTTCCGAGGCAGAAAGACGAGCCAGGAAAGGGAGGTTTCTGGAAGATCGACCCCCAGTATGCTGAGCGTCTACTCAGTGGGGCCTATAAGAAGCGGAGGACACCTCCGGTACAGATTAACCCAGCTCTTCAAAACCACCTCAGGATGAACTCACAACCAACTGTGCCAACAAGTGTCCCAGGAGGACTCTGTGTTAGCGCTGAGTCCCAGCAGCTCCTGAAAGAGTTTGAGGAAGCCACTGGTGTTGACCAGAACTGGGACCCTCGTCTTGCCGAAGCCACAATGTTTGGTTGCTGGGGCCCTGCAAAGGGCCACAAAAGAAAACAGCCATATGGGCATAGAACTGGTGGTCCCAAAGCCTTGCGCCGCTCTAGCTCGCCATTTCTGGCCATAGAGGAACCAAAGGATCTAGACTCCCTCAAGAGCAACTTTGACTGGGATGCCCTGCTCGATTCAGCACTGAATGGGGAGTTGAGCCTGAATGAAGGTGGCCCACTGAGTCCAATCACAAGAGAAGAGGACCTCACCATACATGGCATTCATATCAGCCCCCTTGAGGCCACCAATGGCACTGCAGAGAGCAGTGTGCTGATAGAAACGCAAAGAAGCAGCGATGTAGACTTCGACGAGGAAACATTCTTAGCCACAGAATTTCTTCAGAGTCCATGGACAGAGGATGACGCAGTGAATCGTCCAGACTTCCTCTCCAGTTCCACCATTAGCCTTGATCAGTTGTTTGATCTCGGAGACTCACTTGACATTAACTGTAAGATTGAGTCTCTTCTGTAA